One stretch of Commensalibacter melissae DNA includes these proteins:
- the lgt gene encoding prolipoprotein diacylglyceryl transferase, whose amino-acid sequence MSSPLYYPNFDPVMLHIGPLSIRWYAMAYIAALLAGWFLVRRLVQREPVVATVTQVDDFLTWATLGVILGGRLGYVCFYQPAYYLTHPLQIIQVWHGGMSFHGGALGVIFALIIFTRYNRLSFLGFSDRVTTVVPMGLGFGRLANFINGELVGREAPDWLPWRMIYPGVEGARHPSELYECFSEGVLLFFIMLCLIQCKAIRERPGFLSGVFLLGYAMARSFCELFREPDAFLGYFAFGLTMGQILCIPMAIAGIYFIWQSYQLPKLQNLTVSEK is encoded by the coding sequence ATGTCATCTCCCTTGTATTATCCTAATTTTGATCCTGTTATGTTGCATATCGGCCCCTTATCGATACGTTGGTACGCTATGGCCTATATAGCAGCATTGCTTGCCGGTTGGTTTTTGGTAAGACGATTGGTTCAAAGGGAACCCGTGGTTGCAACTGTTACACAAGTTGATGATTTTTTAACTTGGGCGACGTTGGGCGTTATTTTGGGGGGACGTTTGGGATATGTTTGCTTTTATCAGCCTGCTTATTATTTAACGCATCCATTACAGATCATTCAGGTATGGCATGGAGGAATGTCCTTTCATGGTGGTGCTTTGGGGGTTATATTCGCCTTAATAATATTCACCCGTTATAACCGTTTAAGTTTTCTTGGTTTTTCTGATCGTGTCACAACCGTAGTGCCTATGGGACTAGGATTTGGAAGATTGGCAAATTTTATTAATGGGGAGCTAGTGGGTCGTGAAGCTCCGGACTGGCTACCCTGGCGTATGATTTATCCCGGTGTTGAAGGTGCAAGACATCCATCTGAATTATATGAATGTTTTTCAGAAGGTGTGTTGCTATTTTTTATCATGCTTTGCTTGATTCAATGTAAAGCCATTCGAGAGCGGCCAGGATTTCTTTCCGGTGTGTTTCTATTGGGGTATGCCATGGCACGAAGTTTTTGTGAGTTGTTTCGTGAGCCAGATGCTTTTTTGGGTTACTTTGCTTTTGGTTTGACGATGGGGCAAATTTTATGTATCCCAATGGCGATTGCCGGGATATATTTCATTTGGCAGTCTTATCAATTGCCGAAATTGCAAAATTTGACAGTTTCTGAAAAGTAA
- a CDS encoding class I SAM-dependent methyltransferase: MKNCSEMRLDQFMEKANAAYYEKRDPFSDFITAPEISQIFGELIAVWIITVIRSMPKPDKLAIVEAGPGRGTLMMDILRVLFRSAPDICQYCTVFLIETSSRLRQIQENTLKNYEIEIQWLDCVYDIPTLPLIMVANEFLDALPIRQFIYRGGKKWDENYVSQGNMFHKPISQLPFSPVFQRPIKVGDTVEVNEAGQDIVQYVSAHICHYGGAALFIDYGYSSQVWGDSLQAIANREKVSPFVPPGEADLTAHIDFPSLKEIAEKQNVTVYGIQTQGAFLKQLGILIREKILLDHVPIEQRNEIRSSVQRLIDPTEMGDLFKVMAICNAELCAPPGF; the protein is encoded by the coding sequence ATGAAGAATTGTTCAGAAATGCGATTGGATCAATTTATGGAAAAGGCAAATGCCGCCTATTATGAAAAAAGGGATCCATTTTCTGATTTTATTACTGCACCTGAAATTTCACAGATTTTTGGTGAATTGATCGCGGTTTGGATCATTACGGTCATTCGGTCTATGCCCAAACCAGACAAATTGGCAATCGTGGAGGCCGGGCCGGGCCGGGGGACGCTCATGATGGATATTTTAAGAGTTTTATTCCGTTCGGCTCCTGATATCTGCCAATATTGTACGGTTTTTCTGATTGAAACCTCGTCGCGTTTACGTCAAATTCAAGAAAATACATTGAAAAATTATGAAATTGAAATTCAATGGCTTGATTGTGTTTATGATATCCCGACTTTACCCCTGATTATGGTGGCGAATGAATTTCTTGACGCTTTACCTATTCGTCAGTTTATTTACAGGGGCGGAAAAAAATGGGATGAGAATTATGTTTCCCAAGGAAATATGTTTCATAAGCCTATATCCCAACTGCCTTTTTCACCTGTATTCCAGCGCCCTATAAAGGTTGGTGACACTGTAGAGGTAAATGAAGCTGGACAGGATATTGTACAATATGTTTCAGCACATATCTGTCATTATGGGGGGGCGGCTTTATTTATTGATTATGGGTATTCTTCCCAGGTTTGGGGAGACAGTTTACAGGCAATTGCAAACCGAGAAAAAGTTTCTCCTTTTGTTCCGCCCGGAGAGGCTGATCTAACCGCTCATATAGATTTTCCTTCCTTGAAAGAAATTGCAGAAAAACAGAATGTGACTGTTTACGGGATACAAACACAAGGTGCTTTTTTAAAGCAGCTTGGCATACTGATACGGGAAAAAATCTTATTGGATCATGTACCGATAGAACAACGAAATGAAATTCGGTCTTCTGTACAACGTTTGATTGACCCTACAGAAATGGGGGATTTGTTTAAAGTTATGGCAATTTGTAATGCTGAGTTATGTGCTCCACCGGGTTTTTAG
- the pgeF gene encoding peptidoglycan editing factor PgeF — protein MNCKPLAIQHSLLSNIVRHGFFTRIGGVSQGEYTSLNCGLKSGDNLHLIMENRKIVAEYMKVSPNYLWGGLQIHSNKVLWITKSNCIPVEGDGAVTTDPDIAISVVTADCAPVLFSTKTGDIVGAAHAGWRGAACGILENVVDQMEALGTDRQDIIAVVGPCIAVTHYEVQEDMRNEVLRQDPDGKVFFTPVREGYYLFDLGRYCIDRLRRKHVGIAAITGRDTFMDTTHFFSNRRRVMERKAVFGHQISTIACR, from the coding sequence ATGAACTGTAAACCATTGGCCATTCAGCATTCCTTATTGTCGAATATTGTTCGGCATGGTTTTTTTACAAGAATAGGTGGGGTTTCTCAAGGAGAATATACTTCGTTAAATTGTGGTTTGAAATCAGGTGATAACCTTCATTTAATTATGGAGAACCGTAAAATTGTTGCTGAGTATATGAAGGTATCCCCGAATTATTTGTGGGGAGGGTTACAGATTCACAGTAATAAAGTTTTATGGATTACAAAATCGAATTGTATACCTGTTGAGGGGGATGGAGCCGTGACGACCGATCCTGATATTGCTATTAGTGTTGTTACAGCTGACTGTGCCCCTGTATTATTTAGTACAAAAACTGGTGATATTGTTGGGGCAGCCCATGCAGGCTGGCGGGGCGCAGCATGTGGAATTTTAGAAAATGTCGTGGATCAAATGGAGGCTTTGGGTACGGATAGACAGGATATCATTGCTGTTGTAGGACCCTGTATTGCCGTGACACATTATGAAGTGCAGGAAGACATGCGTAATGAGGTTTTGAGACAGGATCCAGATGGAAAAGTTTTTTTTACCCCCGTTCGTGAAGGATATTATTTGTTTGATTTGGGTCGTTATTGTATTGACCGGTTAAGACGTAAACATGTGGGTATTGCGGCTATAACAGGAAGGGATACCTTTATGGATACCACTCATTTTTTTAGTAATCGTAGACGTGTCATGGAACGGAAAGCGGTGTTTGGACATCAAATTTCAACAATTGCCTGTCGTTAA
- a CDS encoding ribose-phosphate pyrophosphokinase, translated as MKIIAGNSNRPLAEAIAAELKMPLCDASVQRFSDKEVFVEIYENVRGEDIFAVQSTSYPTNDNLMELLIMLDALRRGSARRITAVMPYFGYARQDRKSGPRTPISAKLVANLLVEAGANRILTLDLHAGQIQGFFDIPVDNLYAAPLFTRDIKHKHAGKSNLMVVSPDVGGVVRARQLAKRLDVDLAIIDKRRERAGVSEVMNVIGRVKGRHCLLVDDIIDSGGSLCNAAQALMDAGATGIDAYVTHGVLSGSAAQRVEDSVIGELVITDSIKMTDAVRSVRKIRQISLNNLIGRAIRAVADESSVSSLFD; from the coding sequence ATGAAAATTATTGCAGGGAATAGTAACCGTCCATTGGCAGAGGCGATTGCGGCAGAGTTGAAAATGCCTTTATGTGATGCGTCCGTACAACGTTTTTCGGACAAGGAAGTTTTTGTGGAAATCTATGAAAATGTAAGGGGTGAAGATATCTTTGCTGTACAAAGCACGAGTTATCCAACCAATGATAATCTTATGGAATTATTGATTATGTTGGATGCCCTGCGTAGAGGGTCTGCACGACGAATTACAGCTGTTATGCCCTATTTTGGCTATGCCCGGCAAGATCGTAAATCAGGTCCAAGAACGCCCATAAGCGCGAAGCTTGTTGCCAATCTTTTGGTTGAAGCAGGAGCGAATCGTATTTTAACACTCGATTTGCATGCAGGACAGATTCAGGGTTTTTTTGATATTCCTGTAGATAATTTATATGCGGCACCTCTATTCACACGTGATATTAAACACAAACATGCTGGTAAATCGAATTTAATGGTTGTTTCTCCTGACGTTGGCGGAGTTGTAAGAGCGCGTCAATTAGCAAAAAGACTTGATGTTGATTTGGCAATTATTGATAAGAGACGTGAGCGTGCCGGTGTTTCCGAGGTTATGAATGTTATTGGTCGCGTTAAGGGACGTCACTGTCTATTGGTCGATGACATTATCGATAGTGGCGGTTCACTTTGTAATGCGGCACAAGCTTTGATGGATGCGGGGGCAACTGGAATTGACGCATATGTGACCCATGGGGTTTTATCCGGCAGTGCCGCACAACGTGTTGAAGATTCCGTTATTGGAGAGTTAGTCATCACCGACAGTATCAAAATGACAGATGCAGTGCGTTCCGTTCGTAAAATTCGTCAGATTAGTTTGAATAATTTGATTGGTCGGGCCATTCGTGCCGTAGCGGATGAAAGCTCCGTTTCTTCTTTATTTGATTAA
- a CDS encoding histidine phosphatase family protein, with protein MSPLLHRPYWYLRHGQTDWNVSNLSQGRTDIPLNNTGIKQAITAGNALARNWNNLELSITQIISSPLGRARRTADIVKSIIHDKVGVQLPLELDDGLKEVCFGEEEQKPMGPWYDKWISGEFTPKGAEPFHVLCKRISDAVNRSILKAGDGHVLIIAHGGVFRSLRYMMGLKPNVRLANAQPLCACPPFQGGKSWSLDPVSLEA; from the coding sequence ATGTCTCCTTTACTGCATCGACCCTACTGGTATCTTCGTCATGGGCAAACAGATTGGAATGTATCAAATCTGTCTCAGGGTAGAACAGATATACCTTTGAATAATACCGGCATTAAACAGGCCATAACCGCAGGGAATGCGTTGGCTAGAAACTGGAACAATTTAGAATTATCCATTACTCAGATTATAAGTTCACCTCTTGGAAGGGCAAGACGTACAGCAGATATTGTGAAATCAATCATTCATGACAAAGTTGGTGTCCAATTACCATTGGAATTGGATGATGGGCTCAAGGAGGTGTGTTTTGGTGAAGAGGAGCAAAAACCTATGGGACCATGGTATGACAAATGGATTTCAGGTGAATTTACGCCAAAAGGTGCCGAGCCTTTTCATGTTTTATGTAAAAGGATTAGCGACGCTGTAAACCGTTCTATACTGAAAGCTGGTGATGGTCATGTTTTGATTATTGCGCATGGAGGTGTTTTCCGTTCCTTGCGTTATATGATGGGATTAAAACCTAATGTAAGATTGGCCAATGCACAACCTTTATGTGCTTGTCCTCCCTTTCAGGGAGGTAAGTCCTGGTCTTTGGATCCTGTTTCTCTGGAAGCCTGA
- a CDS encoding alpha/beta hydrolase, translating to MIRLWFYLTLVCLNFLLFSPVKAINSNSPLAGLSTEPLTINDTITFNLQNKKTSQIYKIFASIPKEPPPEDGYPIIYITDANSIFDTVRETIRSYEKRPDNIHKNHAVLVGIGYPPDQNILKLRTYDLTPPQNTLIPILYKTGGADYFYHFIQDDLKPLLDKHLKINHHKQAIFGHSFGGLFTIYNLIYHPDSYQIYIAASPSLWLDPSIIDKHTQSFKSSLDVHKLHPTLSLSVGEYEQKFPDYWQSIPQVAKIKQQLLRKQQVSRILAACETFKKIDDLSTTCTKFENEDHQSVIPASIGRAVAIIFRSFAQ from the coding sequence ATGATACGCCTCTGGTTCTATCTGACACTAGTCTGTCTGAATTTCCTGTTATTCAGTCCGGTAAAGGCAATTAACAGTAATTCTCCCCTTGCTGGCCTTTCCACCGAACCCTTAACAATCAACGATACCATCACTTTTAACCTGCAAAATAAAAAGACATCACAAATTTATAAGATTTTTGCCTCTATTCCAAAAGAACCACCCCCAGAAGATGGTTATCCAATCATTTATATCACAGATGCCAACAGTATTTTTGACACGGTTCGGGAAACAATAAGATCCTATGAAAAGCGTCCGGATAACATCCATAAAAATCATGCTGTTCTTGTTGGAATTGGCTATCCTCCAGATCAAAATATTCTTAAATTGCGAACTTATGATTTAACACCACCGCAAAATACCTTGATCCCCATTTTATACAAAACTGGAGGGGCTGATTATTTTTATCATTTCATCCAAGATGATCTGAAACCCCTACTGGATAAACATCTTAAAATTAATCACCATAAACAAGCCATCTTCGGTCACTCTTTTGGTGGATTATTTACAATATATAATCTTATCTATCATCCAGATTCCTATCAGATTTATATAGCCGCAAGTCCTTCTTTATGGCTTGATCCAAGCATTATTGACAAGCATACCCAATCTTTTAAATCCAGTCTTGACGTTCATAAACTACATCCAACCCTATCCCTATCCGTTGGAGAGTATGAACAGAAATTTCCTGATTATTGGCAATCAATTCCTCAAGTCGCAAAAATAAAACAACAGCTTCTTAGAAAACAGCAAGTTTCTCGTATTCTGGCAGCTTGTGAAACATTTAAAAAAATAGATGATCTTTCAACAACATGCACAAAATTTGAAAATGAAGATCATCAAAGTGTAATTCCCGCGTCAATCGGGCGAGCCGTTGCAATTATCTTTCGATCATTTGCACAATAA
- a CDS encoding TonB-dependent siderophore receptor translates to MRFNHFTVTFSLLIVSTTIFADPIAYSKEDQENKDNEKITVVGKRNYNPFVETNSDVATKTNSPLRKVPQSITVITRKQMDDQNARTVSDALAYSAGISAGSRPGGRFDSIYLRGFGGFGGNANYVQFLDGLRLLRGMSYAVPSFDEYLMQSVEVLRGPASVLYGQASPGGFVNMTMKQARPVDSYEMRASGASFNYGDIMGDAGGSLNKDKTLSYRVTAVGRYGDTQVDFAKERHIAIMPQISWQATDDTSVSMRFLYQYDPNSLYGIALPASGTVLPNRHGKISTHLNTSEPGFDQYHRSQYMFEYNLTHDFTDFIQFNQKFRYLHLDSDFRSISIKGLASDQATVSRMATISNEHLNSYNIDSNLQFHVDTGNVKHILITGIDYLLADSKRALGNTAISSLDLFNPVYGARFTPLITSYGTQSQNQLGVYIQDQANYKNWSFIMGGRYDWVGTSTNFKYGGKSASNFDRAVTYRGGIVYNFQNGISPYFSYSTSFMPTPGTTFAGKAFKPTKGDQYEVGIKYQPNNNIMVTGSAYTISQENVTTTDPEHTTYNIQTGRTRSRGFELEARAILLPGLNLIASYAYNDIQIRADTNKNNIGNRPLGAPANLVSGWITYDLQQGMFKGVGIGGGIRYNGYTFGDNANSFKVPSFVIGDMQVHYDLKNSFPTINSTLLQLNITNIADKKYVVACASKVNCFYGTRRVIMGQVRAQW, encoded by the coding sequence ATGCGATTTAATCATTTTACCGTAACATTCTCTTTATTAATCGTTTCTACAACAATTTTTGCAGACCCAATAGCCTATTCCAAGGAAGATCAAGAAAACAAGGATAATGAAAAAATAACCGTCGTTGGCAAACGCAATTACAATCCATTCGTTGAAACCAATTCTGATGTTGCTACCAAGACAAACAGTCCATTAAGAAAAGTTCCCCAATCCATTACCGTCATCACCCGCAAACAGATGGATGACCAAAATGCCAGGACCGTTTCAGATGCACTTGCATATAGTGCGGGTATTTCTGCAGGAAGTCGGCCAGGCGGACGGTTTGATAGTATCTATTTAAGAGGGTTTGGAGGATTTGGGGGAAATGCCAATTATGTCCAGTTCCTTGATGGTCTTCGTCTTTTACGTGGCATGTCATATGCCGTTCCTTCCTTTGATGAATATTTAATGCAAAGCGTTGAAGTCCTGCGCGGACCCGCCTCCGTACTTTATGGACAGGCCAGCCCAGGCGGTTTTGTAAATATGACCATGAAACAAGCACGTCCCGTAGACTCTTATGAAATGAGGGCAAGTGGTGCCTCCTTTAATTATGGAGACATTATGGGTGATGCTGGCGGTTCTTTAAACAAAGACAAGACACTTTCCTATAGGGTAACAGCTGTGGGACGGTATGGAGATACACAGGTTGATTTTGCCAAGGAACGCCATATCGCCATTATGCCCCAGATCAGTTGGCAAGCCACTGATGATACTTCTGTATCCATGCGTTTCTTATATCAGTATGATCCAAATAGCCTTTATGGTATCGCACTTCCCGCGTCAGGTACAGTTCTGCCAAATCGACATGGAAAGATTTCAACACATCTTAACACCAGTGAACCTGGTTTTGATCAGTATCATCGTTCTCAATATATGTTTGAATACAATCTAACCCATGATTTTACGGATTTTATTCAATTCAATCAGAAATTCAGATACCTGCATCTTGATTCAGATTTCCGATCCATTTCTATCAAGGGACTTGCCAGTGATCAGGCAACTGTATCAAGAATGGCGACAATATCAAATGAACATTTGAACAGTTATAATATCGACAGTAACCTTCAGTTTCATGTTGATACAGGGAATGTAAAACATATACTGATTACAGGAATTGATTATCTGCTTGCAGATTCCAAACGTGCCTTGGGCAATACGGCCATTTCAAGCCTTGATTTGTTCAATCCTGTTTATGGCGCACGTTTTACACCCCTAATCACTTCATACGGAACACAATCCCAGAACCAGTTGGGTGTTTACATTCAAGATCAAGCAAATTACAAAAACTGGTCGTTTATTATGGGTGGGCGATATGACTGGGTCGGCACCTCGACCAATTTCAAATATGGCGGAAAATCAGCCTCTAATTTTGATCGAGCTGTAACCTATCGCGGCGGTATCGTTTACAATTTTCAAAATGGAATTTCACCCTATTTCTCCTATTCCACCTCTTTCATGCCTACACCCGGGACAACCTTTGCAGGTAAGGCTTTTAAACCTACCAAGGGAGATCAATATGAAGTCGGAATCAAATACCAGCCTAATAACAATATCATGGTGACAGGTTCTGCCTATACCATTTCACAAGAGAATGTAACCACAACCGATCCGGAACATACAACCTACAATATTCAGACAGGCAGAACACGATCCCGCGGCTTTGAATTGGAAGCTCGTGCAATATTATTGCCGGGACTGAATCTTATCGCCAGCTATGCCTACAATGATATCCAGATCCGTGCTGACACAAATAAAAACAATATCGGTAACCGCCCCTTGGGAGCTCCTGCCAATCTGGTTTCTGGATGGATAACATATGATCTGCAACAGGGGATGTTCAAGGGTGTTGGAATTGGCGGTGGCATTCGTTACAATGGTTATACATTCGGGGATAATGCCAACAGTTTTAAGGTCCCAAGCTTTGTCATTGGTGATATGCAGGTACATTATGACCTTAAAAACAGCTTTCCCACAATTAACAGCACCTTATTACAGCTGAATATAACCAATATTGCTGATAAAAAATATGTTGTTGCTTGCGCATCAAAAGTTAACTGTTTTTATGGAACACGTCGCGTTATAATGGGACAGGTAAGAGCACAATGGTAA
- a CDS encoding 50S ribosomal protein L25/general stress protein Ctc, with protein MARNFVELKVSMRAKAGKGAARATRREGLVPAVVYGGKSEPAMIALDPRLVMRELGKSGWRSQLYQLMVDDKRTVALMRAVQLHPVTDRPLHVDFQRMVAGQHIRVEIPVTFEGEEIAPGVKRGGVVNIVQHSVEVNCDVEHIPEAFIADLSKLDIHDNIRWSDLKGADKVTHTNQHEEDFVIATIAPPTVAVETSEETSEETSEEKTAEVSTEE; from the coding sequence GTGGCAAGAAATTTTGTTGAATTAAAAGTATCGATGCGTGCGAAGGCTGGTAAGGGGGCAGCGCGCGCAACCCGTCGTGAGGGACTGGTTCCTGCTGTTGTATATGGTGGCAAATCAGAACCAGCCATGATTGCCCTTGATCCGCGTCTTGTTATGCGTGAATTGGGAAAATCAGGATGGCGCTCTCAACTGTATCAATTGATGGTTGATGATAAGAGAACAGTTGCCTTGATGCGTGCCGTGCAATTACATCCCGTAACCGATCGACCATTACATGTGGATTTCCAACGTATGGTTGCTGGTCAGCATATTCGCGTTGAAATACCGGTCACTTTTGAAGGTGAAGAAATCGCCCCTGGTGTAAAACGTGGTGGTGTTGTAAATATCGTTCAACATTCTGTTGAAGTAAACTGTGACGTTGAACATATTCCAGAAGCCTTTATTGCTGATCTTTCCAAATTGGATATTCACGATAATATTCGTTGGTCTGATTTAAAAGGTGCGGATAAAGTTACGCATACAAATCAGCATGAAGAAGATTTTGTAATTGCAACTATTGCGCCGCCAACCGTTGCAGTTGAAACAAGTGAAGAAACTTCGGAAGAAACATCTGAAGAAAAAACGGCCGAAGTTTCTACTGAAGAATAA
- the pth gene encoding aminoacyl-tRNA hydrolase, producing MLLWAGLGNPEPGMQANRHNIGFMAIDRIAERHGFSPWRKRFKGEIAEGVIKGEKILLLKPMTYMNLSGESIQPCIAFYKIPLDNLFVFHDEMDLVPAKIRIKKGGGAAGHNGLRSTDKMLGSQDYWRVRLGIGHPEDRSQVVRYVLGDFSKQDREWLDPFIDAVAEKASLLTERKMDAYLSKVALLLKG from the coding sequence ATGTTACTGTGGGCTGGGCTTGGAAATCCCGAGCCTGGGATGCAGGCAAATCGTCATAATATCGGTTTTATGGCGATAGATCGAATTGCTGAACGTCATGGATTTTCTCCATGGCGTAAGCGGTTTAAGGGCGAAATTGCCGAAGGTGTTATAAAGGGTGAAAAAATCCTTTTACTAAAACCTATGACCTATATGAATCTTTCTGGTGAAAGTATTCAGCCTTGTATCGCTTTTTATAAAATTCCACTTGATAACCTTTTTGTATTTCATGATGAAATGGATTTGGTCCCTGCCAAGATACGGATTAAAAAAGGGGGAGGGGCGGCTGGTCATAATGGTTTGCGTTCTACGGATAAAATGCTTGGCAGTCAGGACTATTGGCGTGTGCGTTTGGGGATAGGGCATCCAGAAGACAGATCTCAAGTTGTACGTTATGTCTTGGGAGATTTTTCAAAACAGGATAGGGAATGGCTTGATCCATTTATTGATGCAGTTGCGGAAAAGGCATCATTGTTAACTGAACGAAAAATGGACGCTTATCTATCCAAAGTGGCTTTATTGTTAAAAGGATAA
- the ychF gene encoding redox-regulated ATPase YchF — protein MGFNCGIVGLPNVGKSTLFNALTATVAAQSANYPFCTIEPNVGRVAVPDPRLTILSEITHSQKIIPTSLEFVDIAGLVKGASRGEGLGNQFLANIREVDAIIHVLRCFENDDITHVEGSVNPIRDAEIIETELMIADLESLEKRTVALQKKARGNDKEAQATLELIEPLIKALQDGKPVRDVIPVGEEKAIARLQLLTSKPVLYVCNVNEEAAATGNGYSRQVIEMARKQGAEVVIVSADIEAEVSQLGKEDQTEFLSGLGLENSGLDRVIAAGYRLLNLITYFTCGPKETRAWTISEGTKAPQAAAVIHNDFERGFIACETIAYDDYVKYKGEVGAKEAGKVRIEGKDYIVHDGDILLFRFNV, from the coding sequence ATGGGGTTTAATTGCGGTATTGTTGGATTGCCTAATGTTGGAAAATCAACATTATTTAATGCGTTAACGGCAACGGTTGCCGCTCAATCGGCGAATTATCCATTTTGCACCATTGAACCTAATGTTGGACGGGTTGCTGTCCCCGACCCGCGTTTGACTATTTTATCAGAAATTACGCATTCTCAAAAAATTATTCCCACAAGCTTGGAATTTGTTGATATTGCAGGTCTGGTTAAGGGAGCTTCACGTGGAGAAGGGCTCGGAAACCAGTTTTTGGCGAATATCCGAGAGGTTGATGCGATTATCCATGTTCTGCGTTGTTTTGAAAACGATGATATCACGCATGTTGAAGGGTCTGTGAATCCTATTCGGGATGCTGAAATTATCGAGACAGAGTTGATGATTGCAGATTTGGAAAGTTTAGAAAAAAGAACGGTTGCTTTACAGAAAAAAGCCAGAGGAAATGATAAAGAGGCTCAGGCCACTCTTGAATTAATTGAACCTTTGATCAAGGCCCTGCAGGATGGTAAGCCGGTTAGGGATGTCATTCCTGTTGGCGAGGAGAAGGCCATCGCCCGATTACAGCTTCTAACGAGCAAACCTGTTTTATATGTGTGTAATGTTAACGAAGAAGCCGCCGCAACTGGAAATGGGTATTCTCGGCAGGTTATTGAAATGGCAAGAAAACAGGGGGCTGAAGTTGTTATTGTTTCTGCTGATATCGAGGCAGAGGTCAGTCAGTTGGGTAAAGAGGATCAGACAGAATTTTTATCGGGTCTGGGCTTGGAAAATAGTGGTCTCGATCGTGTTATTGCTGCAGGATACAGATTGTTAAATCTGATTACCTATTTTACATGTGGTCCAAAAGAAACCCGTGCTTGGACAATTTCAGAAGGAACCAAGGCCCCGCAAGCGGCGGCAGTTATTCACAATGACTTTGAACGGGGATTTATTGCCTGTGAAACGATCGCTTATGATGATTATGTTAAATATAAGGGGGAAGTTGGGGCAAAAGAGGCCGGTAAAGTTCGAATTGAAGGAAAAGACTATATCGTTCATGATGGAGATATTTTATTGTTCAGATTTAATGTATAA